Within the Candidatus Poribacteria bacterium genome, the region AGTCAGGTTTGTGGACCGCAGCACATCATGGCGTACCGGTCCTCTACATTATTCCCAACAACCAATCCTATGGCGCGGTTGCTTCCTCCTTCGGAAGCGTGGATGGGGTAATGAAGGAGACCGGAGAATATGCTGGAGTCGTTCTAGACGGAATTGACCCCGTGAAACTCGCGGAGGGGGTCGGTATAGAGGGGATGCACGTCCAAGAGGAGTCTCGTCTTGCTGCGGCAATTGAACATGGGTTGAACGTGGTTGAAAGGCAAAACCGCCCATTCCTTTTGAATATTCGCTTGCCACTTGGCCTACCAGAGGGCGGACGTGCCGCAGCACAATTCCGGCTTGCGGATATTATATCGAAAACTCAAGGTCGTGCGGCTTAGTGGCTAACTAACTATATAATGGAAGTCAATCATGTAAGGGTACATCGTAAAAAGACTTATAAAAGAACTTCTACCAATGGGATTGGTAATATAAAATAATTAATGGAAAGAGAGATCAATCATGAATGAAGGCAAAGTTTTAGAAATCGTCGGCGCACGCGTTGACCTCGATTTTTCGGAAGGGAAGTTGCCCGATATTCTCAACGCAATCGAAGTCCAGCGTGAGGATGGTACAACGTTAGCACTGGAAGTCCAACAACACCTAGGCGAAAACCGAGTCCGCGCCATTGCGATGGACACAACTGACGGGCTAGTACGCGGCACACGCGCTATCGATAGTGGTGAGCCGATCTCGGTGCCTGTGGGCGACGCCGTGCTCGGTCGTGTTTTCGACGTTACTGGACAGCCGATCGATGAAGCAGGCGAGGTAGACACCACACAACGGTATCCCATTCATCGCCATCCACCGCCCCCGGATGAATTGAGCACCGTCTCGGAGATGTTGGAAACCGGAATCAAGGTGATTGACCTGATTCAACCGGTCGCAAGAGGTGGAAAGGTCGGCTTCCTCGGTGGTGCGGGTGTCGGAAAAACAGTGTTAGTCGCTGAACTGATCTATAATATCGCCACCCAACACGGCGGATATTCCGTTTTCTGCGGAATCGGAGAACGGACCCGCGAAGGGAATCAGTTTTGGTTGGAGATGGACGAGTACGGCGTAATCGACAAGACCGCCATGGTTTTTGGACAGATGAATGAACCGCCGGGTGCCCGGTTGCGCGTTGGACTTGCTGGACTCTCTATGGCGGAATACTTCCGCGATGAGGGTGGGCAGGATGTGTTGATTTTTATTGACAATGTTTTCCGTTTTACCCTCGCAGGTGGCG harbors:
- a CDS encoding F0F1 ATP synthase subunit beta, translated to MNEGKVLEIVGARVDLDFSEGKLPDILNAIEVQREDGTTLALEVQQHLGENRVRAIAMDTTDGLVRGTRAIDSGEPISVPVGDAVLGRVFDVTGQPIDEAGEVDTTQRYPIHRHPPPPDELSTVSEMLETGIKVIDLIQPVARGGKVGFLGGAGVGKTVLVAELIYNIATQHGGYSVFCGIGERTREGNQFWLEMDEYGVIDKTAMVFGQMNEPPGARLRVGLAGLSMAEYFRDEGGQDVLIFIDNVFRFTLAGGEVSALLGRMPSAVGYQPTLATEMGELQERITSTQHGSITSFQAVYVPADDYTDPAVVAVFGHLDAVTRLERSIQQMGRFPAVDPLTSTSRILNPDVIGQEHYDTTGQVKAVLQDYESLKDIIAILGVDELSDEQRLTVSRARKIEKYLTQPMFVAQRFTGKPGKYVRIEDTVEGCQAILRGDCDEIPEQALAYIGTIDEAFEQAKSEELQEAAD